Proteins from one Natrinema salinisoli genomic window:
- the cheB gene encoding chemotaxis-specific protein-glutamate methyltransferase CheB, with the protein MTRVLVVDDSKFMRTVVGNALEAADYDVETAADGSEAIEAVAAFDPDVVTMDVEMPGMGGIDAVERIMTTNPTPILMLSVHTERGAEATLDALERGAADFLHKPDGSGSRNIAHLSDEVVEKVDDLADADVSSVALARASATAYATRAGQTSSAGRGADRNAVAGGGTDVPLGGDSGASGPRMGPGIGSKSDEDATPVALEGERTVAPTIVLGASTGGPKIVERVFERLPPELEAKVLVVQHMPPGFTERFAERLDSRSAYDVTEAADRDRLHPGEAAVAPGNFHLEVANDVGDALRLRIDDGDRVHGVRPAIDVTMNSAAERVSDGLCGVVLTGMGRDGAAGIEAIKAAGGRTIAQDEATSPVFGIPCQAIETGCVDTIAPADGIVGAIVDAFTTDGENDD; encoded by the coding sequence ATGACGCGAGTACTCGTTGTCGACGACTCGAAGTTTATGCGGACAGTCGTCGGCAACGCGCTCGAAGCGGCAGATTACGACGTCGAAACGGCCGCAGACGGGTCCGAAGCCATCGAGGCCGTGGCCGCGTTCGACCCCGATGTCGTAACGATGGACGTCGAGATGCCCGGAATGGGCGGAATCGACGCCGTCGAGCGAATCATGACGACGAATCCGACCCCGATTCTCATGCTCAGCGTTCACACTGAACGCGGGGCGGAGGCCACGCTCGATGCGCTCGAGCGGGGGGCCGCGGATTTCCTTCACAAGCCCGACGGCTCCGGCTCGCGGAACATCGCTCATCTCAGCGACGAGGTCGTCGAGAAAGTCGACGATCTCGCCGACGCCGACGTCTCGTCGGTGGCGCTCGCTCGAGCCTCCGCGACGGCCTATGCGACCCGGGCCGGGCAAACCAGCAGCGCAGGCCGAGGGGCCGATCGCAATGCCGTCGCCGGCGGTGGGACTGACGTCCCACTCGGGGGCGACAGCGGAGCGTCCGGACCCCGGATGGGTCCCGGAATCGGATCGAAGTCGGACGAGGATGCGACCCCGGTCGCCCTCGAGGGAGAACGAACGGTCGCGCCCACGATCGTTCTCGGTGCGTCGACCGGCGGGCCGAAGATCGTCGAACGGGTGTTCGAACGACTCCCGCCCGAACTCGAGGCGAAGGTGCTGGTCGTCCAGCACATGCCCCCCGGGTTCACGGAGCGGTTCGCCGAACGGCTCGATTCGCGCAGCGCGTACGACGTGACCGAAGCCGCGGATCGAGATCGGCTCCATCCCGGCGAGGCCGCCGTCGCGCCCGGGAACTTTCATCTCGAGGTGGCGAACGACGTCGGCGACGCGCTCCGATTGCGTATCGACGACGGCGACCGAGTCCACGGCGTCCGGCCGGCGATCGACGTGACGATGAACAGCGCGGCCGAACGAGTTTCGGACGGGCTCTGTGGCGTCGTCCTGACCGGAATGGGACGAGACGGGGCGGCCGGAATCGAGGCGATCAAGGCCGCGGGCGGTCGGACGATCGCACAGGACGAGGCGACGAGTCCGGTCTTTGGCATCCCCTGTCAGGCAATCGAAACGGGCTGTGTCGACACTATTGCGCCCGCTGACGGCATCGTCGGCGCAATCGTCGACGCGTTTACGACGGACGGTGAGAACGATGACTGA
- a CDS encoding DUF7289 family protein, which yields MKPKGTITIGRDPADTRAVSDVLAFILVFGIILSSVALLSTMGMQTMTDYQENEQLRNAERGMEALTVNFNDVLRYGGIEKRYGELSLREGRASTGASGTKLNISIDDNDPIHDSDSRFDDYGSGETADLGEFAYTSDGTRIVYEGGGLVRQEESGTWSHVLKRPQLRCGSDTAVVSLVTVSADEGSIQTSGGLGFTMSVENRSSKVYTERDRVNVSVVDTEYDAAWNSTLEGGDWERTGTTGTCEFDDSGRIVVTIVDVDVEY from the coding sequence ATGAAGCCGAAAGGCACGATAACGATTGGACGAGACCCGGCGGATACCCGTGCGGTTTCCGACGTGCTCGCGTTCATTCTCGTCTTCGGGATTATCCTCAGCTCCGTCGCGCTGTTGTCCACGATGGGAATGCAGACCATGACGGATTATCAGGAGAACGAACAGCTTCGGAACGCCGAACGCGGAATGGAGGCGCTGACGGTCAACTTTAACGACGTCCTGCGCTACGGCGGAATCGAGAAACGGTACGGCGAACTGTCGCTTCGAGAGGGGAGGGCCAGTACCGGTGCTAGCGGAACGAAACTCAACATCTCGATCGACGACAACGATCCGATTCACGACTCCGATTCGCGGTTTGACGACTACGGAAGCGGGGAAACCGCTGATCTGGGCGAATTCGCGTACACGTCGGACGGAACGCGGATCGTATACGAAGGCGGCGGCCTCGTCCGCCAGGAGGAGTCGGGAACCTGGAGTCACGTCCTCAAACGACCACAGCTTCGCTGTGGAAGCGACACCGCAGTCGTCTCTCTGGTGACCGTTTCGGCAGATGAAGGGTCGATACAGACCAGCGGTGGACTCGGATTCACCATGTCCGTGGAAAATCGGAGCAGCAAGGTCTACACCGAGAGAGATCGTGTGAACGTTTCCGTCGTGGACACGGAATATGACGCCGCCTGGAATTCGACGCTCGAGGGCGGCGACTGGGAGCGAACCGGGACCACGGGCACGTGCGAGTTCGACGACTCCGGCCGAATAGTCGTTACCATCGTCGACGTCGACGTCGAGTATTGA
- a CDS encoding DUF7266 family protein yields the protein MIERYTDRDRAVSITVTHVLTIGITTILIAGLLTSAGTMLETETERSTEASLETIGEQMANEIGNVDRIAATSGDDVTITADHPRTVANSRYTVELGEDCEAPLLDGSTDCLILSASNTNVVVHVPIKTEENIDYGSSARGGTIEIVYDGSADEISIRSWSQ from the coding sequence ATGATCGAACGATACACAGACCGAGACCGTGCCGTTTCGATTACGGTCACGCACGTCCTGACGATCGGGATCACGACGATCCTCATCGCCGGCCTCCTGACGAGTGCCGGAACCATGCTCGAGACGGAAACGGAACGCAGTACCGAGGCTTCGCTCGAGACGATCGGCGAACAGATGGCCAACGAAATCGGAAACGTCGATCGGATCGCCGCAACGAGCGGCGACGACGTGACCATCACGGCCGACCATCCGCGGACGGTCGCGAACTCTCGATACACCGTCGAGTTGGGCGAAGACTGCGAGGCCCCGTTGCTCGATGGGTCTACCGATTGTCTGATACTGTCGGCATCGAACACCAACGTCGTCGTCCACGTCCCGATCAAGACCGAGGAAAATATCGATTACGGGAGTTCGGCACGCGGCGGGACGATCGAAATCGTCTACGACGGGTCAGCCGATGAGATCTCGATCAGGAGTTGGTCACAATGA
- a CDS encoding chemotaxis protein CheC: protein MKLDVNALGTFYRMAREGAGIAAGRLTHMLDVETKVGVTKLNFMRGQEIRREFEDSTEKVGVRVKLTGGIEGYSVVVFERENALRIVETLLAEAGPDADVDTGVSDLDGFDEMTESAATEVGHIMNSGFIDGWADVLETVIDVSTPEFVEGKTAEPFFGDIDEAPVEDDLALLFQSRIETVGTEVGFNHYLFPKRESMSKLLERLRTSEGIEYDKLDGFDRMAERGAEEVAKTATTLTGIDTSVDIRRLNFVSLEAIPEQVADEKLVGVAFEFDGMPSGYLLFLFDEESAHEIVDAMVPMEVDEEGFGEMGTSAIKELGNIMASGFLDGWANVLDTTIDHSTPEFIHDIGAAAVDPVIIQLGENQDYAFVFDTVVVADGREFDCEVYAIPDESDLERALNNLDVDRIEEAPTTAEFQEVDNT from the coding sequence ATGAAACTCGACGTCAACGCGCTCGGCACGTTCTACCGGATGGCGCGAGAGGGAGCCGGAATAGCGGCGGGCCGACTGACCCACATGCTGGACGTCGAAACGAAAGTCGGCGTGACCAAGCTCAACTTCATGCGTGGGCAGGAAATCCGCCGCGAATTCGAGGATTCGACGGAGAAGGTCGGCGTGCGGGTCAAGCTGACCGGCGGCATCGAGGGCTACTCGGTGGTCGTCTTCGAGCGCGAGAACGCGCTCCGCATCGTCGAAACCTTGCTCGCCGAAGCCGGCCCCGACGCGGACGTCGACACCGGCGTCAGCGACCTCGACGGGTTCGACGAGATGACCGAGAGCGCAGCCACCGAGGTCGGTCACATCATGAACAGCGGGTTCATCGACGGCTGGGCCGACGTTCTCGAGACGGTCATCGACGTCTCGACGCCCGAGTTCGTGGAGGGCAAAACCGCCGAGCCGTTCTTCGGCGACATCGACGAGGCGCCGGTCGAAGACGACCTCGCCTTGCTCTTCCAGAGCCGGATCGAAACCGTCGGCACGGAGGTCGGGTTCAACCATTACCTCTTCCCGAAACGCGAGTCGATGTCGAAGCTCTTGGAGCGACTGCGCACCAGCGAGGGCATCGAGTACGACAAACTCGACGGCTTCGACCGGATGGCCGAACGCGGCGCCGAGGAAGTCGCCAAGACGGCGACGACCCTGACCGGAATCGACACCAGCGTCGACATTCGGCGGCTGAACTTCGTTTCGCTCGAGGCGATTCCGGAACAGGTGGCCGACGAGAAACTCGTCGGGGTCGCCTTCGAGTTCGACGGAATGCCGAGCGGGTACCTCCTCTTCCTGTTCGACGAGGAGTCGGCCCACGAGATCGTCGATGCGATGGTTCCCATGGAGGTCGACGAGGAGGGCTTCGGCGAGATGGGAACCAGCGCGATCAAGGAACTCGGCAACATCATGGCCAGCGGGTTCCTCGACGGGTGGGCGAACGTCCTCGATACGACGATCGATCACTCGACGCCGGAGTTCATCCACGACATCGGCGCTGCGGCGGTCGATCCGGTAATCATCCAGCTCGGGGAGAATCAGGACTACGCGTTCGTCTTCGACACGGTCGTCGTGGCCGACGGTCGTGAGTTCGACTGCGAAGTCTACGCGATCCCCGACGAGTCGGATCTCGAGCGGGCGCTGAACAACCTCGACGTCGATCGGATCGAAGAGGCGCCGACGACGGCGGAGTTTCAGGAAGTCGATAACACATGA
- the cheY gene encoding chemotaxis protein CheY, whose protein sequence is MSTGVLIVDDSHFMRNLLRQILEQDYRILGEASNGAEAVKLYKEHDPDIVMMDIVMPKCNGIKATAAIKKIDPDARVIMCTSVGQREKMKLAVKAGADGYVTKPFEEPSVRKALSDVVAA, encoded by the coding sequence ATGTCGACAGGGGTGCTAATCGTAGACGACTCTCATTTTATGCGGAATCTACTGCGTCAGATATTAGAGCAGGATTACCGCATTCTCGGAGAGGCGTCAAACGGCGCTGAAGCCGTTAAACTGTACAAAGAACACGATCCCGACATCGTTATGATGGACATCGTGATGCCCAAATGCAACGGCATCAAAGCGACCGCGGCGATCAAAAAGATCGATCCGGACGCACGTGTCATCATGTGTACGAGCGTCGGACAGCGTGAGAAAATGAAACTCGCCGTGAAGGCTGGCGCGGACGGCTACGTCACGAAACCGTTCGAAGAGCCCAGCGTCAGAAAAGCACTTTCAGACGTCGTCGCTGCATGA
- a CDS encoding chemotaxis protein CheC — MTMMVDIRKLSFINEMAKVGTNGVADNMSKLTGEDAHMEVTKTNFIDVEDIESQLDGGKRVGVRVRLLDPPHGHILILFPEASAKKITAIMLRDVVDDMGDVSGKMARSAVEEMGNMMASGFIDGWADVLGRAIDIAAPQLVYAPTEDIVTRTASLGGDDLALFFDSDLSVPSYQIEAEIYAFPDLEEFVEMVNGIEVQPA; from the coding sequence ATGACGATGATGGTCGATATACGCAAGCTGAGCTTCATAAACGAGATGGCGAAAGTCGGGACGAACGGCGTCGCCGACAACATGAGTAAACTGACCGGCGAGGACGCCCACATGGAGGTGACCAAGACCAACTTCATCGACGTCGAGGACATCGAGTCACAGCTCGACGGCGGAAAGCGGGTCGGCGTCCGCGTCCGACTGTTGGATCCCCCACACGGGCACATCCTCATCCTCTTCCCCGAGGCGAGCGCGAAGAAGATCACGGCGATCATGCTTCGCGACGTCGTCGATGACATGGGAGACGTCTCCGGCAAGATGGCCCGAAGCGCAGTCGAGGAGATGGGCAACATGATGGCGAGCGGGTTCATCGACGGCTGGGCCGACGTGCTCGGCCGGGCGATCGACATCGCCGCGCCGCAGCTCGTCTACGCACCGACGGAAGACATCGTGACCCGGACGGCGAGTCTGGGTGGCGACGACCTCGCGCTGTTCTTCGATTCGGACCTGTCGGTACCCAGTTACCAGATCGAGGCCGAGATCTACGCCTTCCCGGACTTAGAAGAGTTCGTCGAAATGGTCAACGGCATCGAAGTCCAACCCGCATGA
- a CDS encoding chemotaxis protein CheD, whose translation MKTYGTEPGAPTPVQVGISELVVSDGDDTLKSYGLGSCLAIALYDPNSEIGGLAHVMLPDGDAADNSDRKPGKYADTAIRALLRRMVEQGANYTAVEAKIAGGSDMFEFESFGDGVGQRNIAAAKTELEKLGVPLEGEDVGGEHGRTVEFTPGTGMLTVKTADGDNGVTEL comes from the coding sequence ATGAAAACGTACGGCACCGAACCAGGCGCACCGACGCCGGTCCAGGTCGGCATCTCGGAACTGGTCGTCAGCGACGGCGACGATACGCTCAAGTCCTACGGACTCGGTTCGTGTCTCGCCATCGCGCTGTACGATCCGAACTCCGAAATCGGGGGGCTGGCACACGTCATGTTGCCCGACGGTGACGCTGCGGACAACAGCGACCGCAAACCCGGAAAGTACGCGGACACGGCGATCCGCGCACTGCTCCGGCGAATGGTCGAGCAGGGAGCCAACTACACCGCCGTCGAAGCGAAGATCGCCGGCGGCAGCGACATGTTCGAATTCGAGAGCTTCGGCGACGGCGTCGGGCAGCGAAACATCGCCGCTGCGAAGACGGAGCTGGAGAAACTCGGCGTCCCGCTCGAAGGGGAAGACGTCGGTGGCGAACACGGCCGAACCGTGGAGTTCACCCCCGGGACGGGGATGCTCACCGTGAAAACAGCCGACGGCGACAACGGAGTGACGGAGTTGTGA
- a CDS encoding chemotaxis protein CheW → MAPDLSEKLLGMDTDDDRTRDSDGDEGEQERLVQFIFVGIGEHRLALPVDAVRTITEPSDDLTRVPRAPPAIEGLMDLRGEITAVINPTVHFPVTESRPGRERLLVLDRTSDQQSVAIRVDEVIGVETVAESDIHHADAIEGSEFSGDVLEHPLLVALVTQERKSRLDAGGSVSDGPVDAAASGAPETELNGVSGTGGSAALSSAHGTAGGLGESVGEAFEIEPTEEAAEPDDGGEDEESIQEVVVEATALVDVDRLLLASGQSD, encoded by the coding sequence ATGGCCCCGGATCTCTCGGAAAAGCTTCTCGGAATGGATACCGACGACGACCGAACTCGCGATTCGGATGGTGACGAGGGTGAGCAGGAGCGACTCGTCCAGTTCATCTTCGTCGGTATCGGTGAACACCGCCTCGCGCTGCCGGTCGACGCGGTCAGGACCATCACTGAACCGTCGGACGACTTGACGCGAGTCCCGCGTGCGCCCCCTGCCATCGAGGGGCTGATGGACCTTCGCGGCGAAATTACTGCCGTTATCAATCCGACGGTCCACTTTCCGGTGACCGAATCCCGCCCGGGTCGTGAGCGCCTGCTCGTGCTCGATCGGACGAGCGACCAGCAGTCGGTCGCGATTCGAGTTGACGAAGTTATCGGCGTCGAGACGGTCGCAGAGAGCGACATCCACCACGCCGATGCGATCGAGGGAAGCGAATTCTCCGGGGACGTCCTCGAGCATCCCCTACTCGTCGCACTCGTCACCCAGGAACGGAAGTCACGCCTCGATGCCGGAGGTTCGGTGTCGGATGGGCCCGTCGACGCCGCTGCGAGTGGGGCACCCGAGACGGAGCTCAACGGTGTGTCCGGTACGGGTGGTTCCGCGGCGCTGTCGTCAGCCCACGGAACGGCCGGTGGGCTCGGTGAGTCCGTCGGGGAGGCGTTCGAGATCGAACCGACCGAGGAAGCCGCAGAACCGGACGACGGCGGCGAGGACGAGGAATCGATCCAGGAGGTCGTCGTCGAAGCGACCGCACTGGTCGATGTGGACCGCCTGCTACTGGCGTCCGGTCAATCCGACTGA
- a CDS encoding CheR family methyltransferase: MSGDGAGAAGTDPDTGTDSDGATDGNDAFSDLLAFVEDELAFATSHYNDSYLDRRVSSRMRRTQSETYDAYFEKLRTDPAEQEALLEALSINVTGFFRNPDVWEGIRTILRTLSANNTTVRVWSAACADGREPYSLAMLAHADPQIDESKVYVLGTDISSPALETARAGVYEESRTIDLDDQLSFLDDYREYVAVDGRTYRINDEIKRNVRFQRHDLINDEPKSGFDLVTCRNLFIYIDNEYKEPMLATIARSLRTDGYLVIGKAETIPPTLQSTFAVREARLRIYQREPPGTDGETTDRRSDS, from the coding sequence GTGAGCGGCGACGGTGCTGGCGCCGCCGGCACTGATCCCGATACCGGTACCGACAGTGACGGTGCGACCGACGGTAACGATGCCTTCTCCGACCTACTCGCGTTCGTCGAGGACGAACTGGCCTTCGCGACCAGTCACTACAACGACAGCTACCTCGACCGACGCGTCTCCTCGCGGATGCGGCGCACACAGAGCGAGACCTACGACGCCTATTTCGAGAAGCTGCGCACGGATCCGGCGGAACAGGAAGCGCTGCTCGAGGCGCTGAGCATCAACGTCACGGGCTTCTTTCGAAATCCCGACGTCTGGGAGGGGATCCGGACGATCCTCCGCACGCTGTCCGCGAACAACACCACCGTCCGCGTCTGGAGCGCTGCCTGTGCCGACGGTCGGGAGCCGTACTCCCTCGCGATGCTCGCCCACGCCGACCCTCAGATCGACGAGTCCAAGGTCTACGTCCTCGGAACCGACATCAGTTCCCCCGCGCTCGAAACCGCTCGAGCGGGCGTGTACGAGGAATCGCGAACGATCGATCTCGACGATCAACTCTCCTTTCTCGACGACTACCGAGAGTACGTCGCCGTGGACGGTCGGACCTATCGAATCAATGACGAAATCAAGCGAAACGTCCGCTTCCAGCGCCACGACCTGATCAACGACGAGCCGAAGTCCGGGTTCGATCTCGTCACCTGTCGGAACCTGTTCATTTATATCGACAACGAGTACAAGGAGCCGATGCTCGCGACGATCGCCCGGTCGCTCCGGACGGACGGCTACCTCGTCATCGGCAAGGCCGAAACGATTCCGCCGACCCTCCAGTCGACGTTCGCCGTCCGCGAAGCCCGCCTCCGAATCTACCAGCGTGAACCGCCTGGAACGGACGGCGAGACGACCGATCGCCGTTCGGACTCGTAA
- a CDS encoding Hpt domain-containing protein: MTDYLTDFVQESEERITELNNALLTLERDPDNEEAMENIFRIAHTLKGNCGAMGLESASDLAHAIEDLLDAVRADEIPVTTDLMDSIFDAVDELETMVDEVADDGEIETDPSATIRALRDHLAESDDAIAGITRPTADEIADVCSRFDPPADEGHDVYLARLAIAEEPGVNNGKLVVDALIDAFDLIGTEPPRETIEAAEYGGSFDAVFATAVGEAAIASGLEPVEEVDDFEIVDATDGFDEESAPAQQAEEAEPGSDISSDEAMDLAVDDLLDEFDEFDDLDEMVEDVEDEDLDAFEDMGEAGSFDDLLDDADVDELDAEPGEPPADSREDDAKSSEPASADAAGSGGESTDDAEDEEVEDAGAVFNELKDEVEMVGFDELQDELEELEFDEFDDEEEVDMDELLGDEADDDSFLEDVEPSEDEVDDILVDADPADDGESASDEAAGTEETTVTTDADVASPANGNGSDATDAIEFDDDDGVAATDTEDDVTATTGEADASTADGLEASPSAEDDNSQPADSEAAVPSDGPTDGTGFESETSDDVPTEEDAVVDARSDEEGGAETTTDEPVADGTVADDTVADEADSGAVVDADIADDDSDDAGADEDPSDTVGIEDPIASPPADENPAEEMPSGTDTDDENEDTDDATAFDSDEMATSPSAEESTEPGDEPATADHETDETATADLETDETATADHETDETATADLETDETATSDEPDDAVEAETVDESTSESFGDAVESEFEPTATFDDDLESAEDDSDPFEDAGFSDSDDDFEDVGFSDPDDGAFDDPLEEQPDDEAFTGTEEFDTADSGFDSPSADPETAVDTSLETTSSFGDDAADSDDDEDVVRTVEEPEMEIPDISLPETSDRPDTESEAGEIQSVRVDVEQIDSLLTLVEGLVTSRVRLRHAADESDGGTALDKELDALSDLTTDLQETVMDIRLVPLQTVTNRLPRVVRDIARDQDKEVAFEMTGEDVELDRSILDRIGDPLIHLVRNAVDHGIEPPAQREEAGKPREGVVEVRAERARDQVTITVEDDGSGLDPSRLRSEAIEAGVLDAAEAESMPDGDAYELIFHPGLSTADEVTDVSGRGVGMDVVKRTIEDLDGTVSVDSDENEGTTVTMTLPVTVAIDEILFIESGGEEFGIPTKAVQDIEPATAIETIGNESVLAGEDGEYPVIQLADVLETPAPGGNGNGMVVRIRDDVREVALHCDHVEGQQEVVVKPFEGVMGGIPGLSGATVRGRGEVVNILDVSTL; the protein is encoded by the coding sequence ATGACTGATTATCTGACAGACTTCGTTCAGGAAAGCGAAGAACGGATAACGGAACTGAACAACGCCTTACTCACCCTCGAGCGAGATCCCGATAACGAGGAGGCGATGGAGAACATCTTCCGGATCGCACACACCCTCAAGGGTAACTGCGGGGCGATGGGGCTGGAATCGGCCAGCGATCTCGCCCACGCGATCGAGGATCTGCTCGACGCCGTCCGCGCCGACGAGATCCCGGTGACGACCGATCTGATGGACAGCATCTTCGACGCCGTCGACGAACTCGAGACGATGGTGGACGAGGTCGCCGACGACGGCGAGATCGAGACCGATCCCTCGGCGACGATCCGAGCGCTTCGGGACCATCTGGCGGAGTCGGACGACGCGATTGCTGGGATCACGAGGCCGACGGCCGACGAGATCGCAGACGTCTGTTCGCGGTTCGACCCCCCAGCAGACGAGGGTCACGACGTCTATCTGGCCCGTCTCGCGATCGCCGAGGAACCGGGCGTCAATAACGGGAAACTGGTCGTCGATGCGCTGATCGACGCGTTCGATCTGATCGGAACGGAGCCCCCTCGCGAGACGATCGAGGCTGCGGAATACGGCGGCAGCTTCGACGCGGTCTTCGCGACCGCAGTCGGTGAGGCCGCGATCGCGTCCGGACTCGAGCCGGTCGAGGAGGTCGACGACTTCGAAATCGTCGACGCCACCGACGGGTTCGACGAGGAGTCGGCGCCAGCACAGCAGGCCGAGGAGGCCGAACCTGGTAGCGATATTTCGTCCGACGAAGCGATGGACCTCGCGGTTGACGACCTGCTCGACGAGTTCGACGAGTTCGACGACCTGGACGAGATGGTCGAAGACGTCGAGGACGAGGACCTCGACGCGTTCGAGGACATGGGCGAAGCCGGCTCGTTCGACGACCTGCTCGACGACGCGGACGTCGACGAACTCGACGCCGAACCGGGCGAACCGCCGGCCGATTCCCGCGAGGACGACGCGAAATCTTCCGAACCGGCATCAGCCGACGCGGCTGGCTCCGGTGGGGAGTCGACGGACGACGCCGAAGACGAAGAAGTCGAGGACGCCGGCGCGGTGTTCAACGAACTCAAAGACGAAGTCGAGATGGTCGGCTTCGACGAGCTCCAGGACGAACTCGAGGAGCTCGAGTTCGACGAGTTCGACGACGAAGAGGAGGTCGATATGGACGAACTCCTCGGCGACGAGGCGGACGACGATTCGTTCCTCGAGGACGTAGAACCGTCCGAAGACGAAGTCGACGACATTCTCGTCGATGCGGATCCCGCCGATGACGGTGAGAGCGCGTCCGACGAGGCCGCCGGCACCGAGGAGACGACTGTGACGACGGACGCCGACGTGGCGTCGCCAGCGAACGGGAACGGGTCCGACGCGACCGACGCGATCGAGTTCGATGACGACGATGGCGTCGCGGCGACGGATACCGAAGACGACGTGACGGCGACGACGGGCGAGGCGGACGCATCGACCGCCGACGGTCTGGAGGCGTCACCGTCAGCCGAGGACGACAACTCCCAGCCAGCCGATTCGGAAGCCGCCGTGCCAAGCGACGGGCCGACTGACGGGACTGGTTTCGAATCGGAGACGTCCGACGACGTACCAACCGAGGAGGACGCCGTTGTTGACGCGAGGAGTGACGAAGAGGGTGGTGCGGAGACGACGACAGACGAACCGGTCGCTGACGGTACGGTGGCTGACGACACGGTGGCCGACGAGGCCGACAGTGGCGCTGTCGTGGACGCGGACATCGCTGACGATGACTCGGACGATGCAGGTGCTGACGAAGATCCATCCGATACGGTTGGTATCGAAGACCCGATAGCGTCGCCTCCTGCTGACGAGAATCCCGCGGAGGAGATGCCGTCGGGTACCGATACGGACGATGAGAACGAGGATACAGACGACGCGACCGCGTTCGATTCGGACGAGATGGCCACGTCTCCGTCGGCCGAGGAGAGCACCGAACCCGGTGACGAACCCGCGACGGCCGACCACGAAACCGACGAGACTGCAACGGCCGACCTCGAAACCGACGAGACTGCAACGGCCGACCACGAAACCGACGAGACTGCAACGGCCGACCTCGAAACCGACGAGACTGCGACGTCCGACGAGCCGGACGACGCCGTGGAAGCCGAGACCGTCGATGAGTCGACAAGCGAATCGTTCGGCGACGCTGTCGAAAGCGAATTCGAACCGACGGCGACGTTCGACGACGACCTCGAGTCGGCCGAGGACGACTCGGATCCGTTCGAGGACGCCGGTTTCTCGGACTCGGATGACGACTTCGAGGATGTCGGCTTCTCGGACCCCGATGACGGCGCATTCGACGACCCGCTCGAGGAGCAGCCCGACGACGAGGCGTTCACCGGAACCGAGGAGTTCGACACCGCTGACTCCGGCTTCGATTCGCCGTCGGCGGATCCCGAAACGGCCGTCGACACGAGTCTGGAAACCACCTCGTCGTTCGGCGACGATGCGGCCGATTCGGACGACGACGAAGACGTAGTGCGAACCGTCGAGGAGCCGGAGATGGAGATCCCCGATATCTCCCTTCCGGAGACGTCCGATCGACCGGACACCGAGTCCGAGGCCGGCGAGATCCAATCGGTCCGGGTCGACGTCGAGCAGATCGACTCCCTGCTCACGCTCGTCGAGGGACTGGTGACGAGCCGGGTCCGACTCCGGCACGCGGCGGACGAAAGCGACGGGGGGACGGCACTCGACAAAGAACTCGACGCGCTGTCGGATCTGACGACGGATCTCCAGGAGACGGTGATGGACATCCGACTCGTCCCGTTGCAGACGGTGACCAACCGGCTGCCGCGGGTCGTCCGTGACATCGCCCGCGATCAGGACAAGGAAGTCGCCTTCGAGATGACCGGCGAAGACGTCGAACTCGACCGGAGTATTCTCGACCGGATCGGCGATCCGCTGATTCACCTGGTTCGCAACGCCGTCGATCACGGGATCGAACCGCCCGCACAGCGCGAGGAGGCCGGCAAACCCCGCGAAGGTGTGGTCGAAGTCCGTGCGGAACGGGCGCGCGACCAGGTCACGATCACGGTCGAGGACGACGGTAGCGGACTCGATCCCAGCCGGTTGCGGTCCGAAGCCATCGAGGCCGGGGTTCTCGACGCGGCGGAAGCGGAGTCCATGCCCGACGGGGACGCCTACGAGTTGATCTTCCATCCCGGCCTCTCGACGGCCGACGAAGTAACGGACGTCAGCGGCCGCGGCGTCGGGATGGACGTCGTCAAACGGACGATCGAGGATCTGGACGGCACCGTCTCGGTCGACAGCGACGAGAACGAGGGGACCACGGTCACGATGACGCTCCCGGTGACGGTCGCAATCGACGAGATCCTGTTCATCGAGAGCGGCGGCGAGGAGTTCGGCATCCCGACCAAGGCCGTCCAGGATATCGAACCCGCTACCGCGATCGAGACGATCGGAAACGAGTCCGTCCTCGCCGGCGAAGACGGCGAGTATCCCGTCATCCAACTGGCCGACGTCCTCGAGACGCCGGCGCCAGGTGGAAACGGCAACGGGATGGTCGTCCGCATCCGCGACGACGTCCGCGAGGTAGCGCTGCACTGCGATCACGTAGAGGGCCAACAGGAGGTCGTCGTCAAGCCGTTCGAGGGCGTTATGGGCGGCATTCCGGGGCTCAGTGGTGCGACGGTGCGGGGCCGAGGGGAAGTAGTCAACATCCTAGATGTGTCAACACTATGA